The DNA region CAAATTTTTCCAATACCGATATTATTCCTAGATATTCCGCCTGATTGTTTGTGATTCCGGGCTTTTTCTCATAGAAGGATTCGCCCGTTTCCTTTATGAAATAACCATAGCCGGAATTGTCCCCTCCAGAACCATCCACAAAAGCACTAAGTTCCATCTTTGTATAGCCTCGTTATTTTCACACTCACATTTACAACTATCATGTATAGTATGGTAGAGAGGATATGTGCGATGATCGATGCCAGATACGCCTCATATTCCAGATTTAGAAAATAATATTGCAGTGCCCATCGCGATATGGTATAAACAATTTCTGCCACACCTAGTGAGGAGATTATTTTCAGTAGATCTTTTTTGAGTCTTGCTTTGTCAAGATTGCCTGATTCGGTACGGTATTTTTTGCGATTATCAAAATAAAACAAAAAAGAAAACGTCGAGTAGAATACAACAAAGTCAATCACCACCGTATATGTAGAATTTATGTAGCTTGCCTGATCAGACAAAATCTGTGCCACAATGGCAGATACAATGATTGCGACAAGAAACGCAATGATCAGATTTTTGTTTAGTACTATGTACTGACGATAATTTTTCTGCATCATGAAATATCAAAATAAGCTTGGAAATAAATCCAACTTGAATGTCATATTACAAATAGCTAAAGGCCTTTGATGCTTCAAATACAGGCATTTACTATCTCGCCGCACTTTCAAGAAATTTTTACATTGTTTTAGAATACACTAGAAAAAAAAGAAGACGTATAGACATTTAGTGGCTTTTGATACCTACACACGAACTATTGTAATTGATTTTGGTCTATTTTACTCTAGATAAAAGCGCAGAATAAAGAAACGGCAGGATTGTGGTTATTTCTGCATGGATTGTGGTTTGTTTTGCATTTTGTGTTACCTTGCCCCATGAAATTGCCTCTCTGACAAGTGCGCCGCTAAGGCTTCCATCAAACTCTTGTGCAGTGGTGACATAAACAGCATAGTCAAGGCCGTCACGATACTGGTTCCACCAAAGGGTATGATGTTTTGATATTCCGCCACCCATCATGAAGGCGCCGGACTTTTTTGCCTTGAATACAAGTGAGGACAGAAGCTCGCCGTCGGCCACCATATTAAGTTTGAAATCGCTGTGTTTTTGGGCAAACATCCAGATCTGGCTTCCCACTGCACCATCCACTATTCCAGGCACCACTACTGGAATGTTATTCTTGGCTGCCCAGTACAAAAATGAGCCTTCTCCCAAGTTTTCGCCTATCATTCTGGCAATGTCTGCAGTGGACATTTCCCTTTTACCTGACTTGTAGGCTGCTTCCAAAAATGCCTGCATCTTTTCCTCAATTATTGGGCCGTAGCTTTCCATTGGGACAAGCACGTTACCCAGTCTGTGGATATTTTTTTCCAAAAGATCTGCATCGTCTAGAGTAAATGATCCTTCCAGATAATTCGAGAAATATCGTGCAATGTCATGATCTAGCGCGCCGCATGTAGTAATTACAACATCAAACATTTTTTTCTTGAGCATGTCAGCAATTATTCCCCGTAGTCCAGTGGATGTGATTGCTGCAACAAATGAGAGAAACTTGACGCATTCTTTGTCATTTATCATTGTTGAGAGAATCTCAAGGCCGTCAGTAAGATTTCTTGATTCAAAGCCGCCAGACAGTGACATTTGATTAAATATGCTCTGAATGTCATCGCCGTCTTTTATTGAAATGTCTTTTACTGCTCGATTACCTTCCATTCCATTGTAGTTTGGAATGCATTATAAATTTCTTGAAATCTCAAGTTATTTGAGTATGGTTCTCACAGAAGGTTTGTCGTTATATTCGTGCCTAAAGGTTTGGTAAAACAGTGAAAAATTTACTTTTTACCTTTGCTGAAATAGTCATCAGATAGTTTTTGATAGTATTGATCCAGCTTTTTGTATAGTCGTTTTGGTTTTCTTGGACCTTCCATGCTAAGAGCATAGAGACACAAAACCGGAAACGCTATTGTGGCATCTGCATAAACCACAATTACGTCTTCGTGAGAGTTCTTCACTTTGCCCCAGCTCTTGCCTTCTTGAAGAGTAGCGCCAGACAGGCCTCCAGTATCTGGCCTGGCATCAGTTATTTGGATGATATAGTTTTGCCCACCATGGCCTAGGCCTAAGATTTGGTCTAACAGTGGCCCAGTCTGCTGTGCAGTGTTTTTGGGAACACCTCCGCCAATTTCCACAATTCCTGCTTTTTTTGAATTATACAGAATTGCAGCCTGCTCAATTATCTCCCTTACAAAGTCAACTGAGAATGGCTTGTTGGCAAGTCTGAGTGGTGCTAGATCAAGTGCAAGCGATGAATCCTTCAGAGTTGAGATGTAAAGCGGTACATCATAATCATATGCAGATACTACAAAACTGCGTTCTGGGTGCATTGAGTGTTCTTTTGAATATTTACCCATCCAGTTTGCAAATTCCGCAGTAGTGAATGGTTTTTCAAATAAGTTGTTTTCGAACATTTTTTGCACGATGGTGTCTTGTTTTTTTAGGGTCTCTTCGCCTTTGATGTAGACGTCTCTAATTCGGACAATGTCTTTTTGGTACAAAATCATGTCATCAACCTCAAAATGCCCTTGTTTGACAGGCAGATTCCATGCAAAATGATCCTCGTGATACAAGTTAGAGCCCGTAGAAACTATCCAGTCGACAAATCCTTTTTCGATGAGGGCCTTGAACAGCCCTCCAAATCCAACAGGCGTCATGGCACCAGCAATAGTAAGACAGATTGTTGCAT from Nitrososphaerota archaeon includes:
- a CDS encoding deoxyhypusine synthase; translation: MDYHSFHGKNIPHIEVNPDMKIDDLVDIYASSGFNARQLGEAAKLFRKMIEDDATICLTIAGAMTPVGFGGLFKALIEKGFVDWIVSTGSNLYHEDHFAWNLPVKQGHFEVDDMILYQKDIVRIRDVYIKGEETLKKQDTIVQKMFENNLFEKPFTTAEFANWMGKYSKEHSMHPERSFVVSAYDYDVPLYISTLKDSSLALDLAPLRLANKPFSVDFVREIIEQAAILYNSKKAGIVEIGGGVPKNTAQQTGPLLDQILGLGHGGQNYIIQITDARPDTGGLSGATLQEGKSWGKVKNSHEDVIVVYADATIAFPVLCLYALSMEGPRKPKRLYKKLDQYYQKLSDDYFSKGKK
- a CDS encoding ribonuclease HI; this translates as MELSAFVDGSGGDNSGYGYFIKETGESFYEKKPGITNNQAEYLGIISVLEKF
- a CDS encoding deoxyhypusine synthase, with product MEGNRAVKDISIKDGDDIQSIFNQMSLSGGFESRNLTDGLEILSTMINDKECVKFLSFVAAITSTGLRGIIADMLKKKMFDVVITTCGALDHDIARYFSNYLEGSFTLDDADLLEKNIHRLGNVLVPMESYGPIIEEKMQAFLEAAYKSGKREMSTADIARMIGENLGEGSFLYWAAKNNIPVVVPGIVDGAVGSQIWMFAQKHSDFKLNMVADGELLSSLVFKAKKSGAFMMGGGISKHHTLWWNQYRDGLDYAVYVTTAQEFDGSLSGALVREAISWGKVTQNAKQTTIHAEITTILPFLYSALLSRVK